The region TTGGGAAGTTGTGATCCCCACTCTTGGTCCCCTTCCAAAACGTAGCCAAAATCTTTTCTCTAGAATTTCTATCTGAAACAAGAGCTGACGGAATAGGCTCTAAGGAAAAACAGTCTAGGAAATTGTTCCTTTCGAGAAACCAAACCTAACCAATTATCAAACCAAAATCAAGCATTCATTCTGTCTCTCACTTTAACATGACAGTAATTATTGATTCCTGCAACCCTACTGTAGATCTAGTAGCACACCAGAAAGATTGAGAGAAAACGCTCCATTATTTTTATTCATCATTGATCTAATTCTAAAAGAACAGGAAAGAAATATTTATACTAAAAAAGCTAGGGCCGGCTCAACCCTATAACAGAACTAATAAAGCGATAATATCCCTTTAGCCTAAATAAGGaaacaaataagaaaattaaATTCAGTAATCTATCAAGCTAACACCTATCTCCTTCGGATGATCCAGAGCTCTACAAATATTGACCCAAGGACTCAATCCACCAAAACGATTCGGGTGTCTAACCTCACCAACCCTATCTCCATGAGTATCGACATCAGTCTAGCTTTGTTTTGGTACATAATATCATTTACTTGGTACACGGAATAAGATTATGTGTTTGTATTGTTTTGTAACTTAGTCTTCCTTATTGGTATTGAACTGCTATGATTAGCCATGTGTGGAAAGTTTAGATACACATCTGATGCAAGGAAGCGGTAATGTATAAACAACCATCTCGATGAGAAGGGTGGTGGAATACAGTTTCGTAACCATCCAAGGTACGATTTTGGTGGTTAAAGGAGAGTGAACTCCTAATGGAATAAGGGAATGTATTCCCTGTGCTATGGTTTGTTGTTTCGAATTGGCTTTTTCTTGTTTTATATTTTAAGCATGTCATGATATTTAGTTTGAATCGTTGAAATGGTTGTATTTTGAACTAATATTTTTGTCTCTAAAGCAATGTAACTCACGAGATGAAAGTCATACTTATTTCTTGTCTTTTAAAATGATATGTACCCATGTATTGAAGTCAAGGAATAAGACGATGGAGTAGTAGCATTGCTTTTGAAGTAGAAAACCTTTCTAGTGAAGTTAAAAACATGGAAGCAATTAATAAGCATTAGAACTTTTGTATAAACTTCATGCTATCAAGAATTAGTTAGCATTAGTGAACTCTCGCATCATTAATAATTTTGTGAATCTAATGTACCATGTGTAAGTAAGTGTATTTGATATATAAATGTTAAAAGAACAAACCAATGCAACAATTCCCCAAATCCAAATCAATATACATAAACTAAAAGATGATgtatgttctttttttttttttttgggatttgTCATCAGTGCACTAAGCTAGCATCTTCATTTCATCACCACACAATACCGATGATCAGAAGGACCTGAAGGATAATTCAAAATCAAGACAATAAACAATTGAATCCAAAAGGTATTAATGGTAATTACTAATTACCTTGATGAAAACACTGTTAACTATCTTTCTTTCTTATTCCATCTGCTAATTCCCATTCTCTATAACTCTTGAACTTGTACTACTTGTTCACCTCACACTTTCCTTTAGCTTTGACCAGTTTATTTTCTGAGCACATTTTGAGCATATACACATGTGTACACCAGATCTGAATAAacattacaaataattaattccATGTTTCAATGAATAAATCTTAATGTAATGATTTTACGTTTTAGAAAAAATCCTTACCTTTCTTCAGGTAATGATTCAAAACCATCATCACAACATAAATAGCAAGATGATGACTGATTCAGAGCTGAATTAAGCTCTTGATGCACTGATTTTTGCATATCCACACAAGCTTCCAGCATCCTCTGCATCTCATTCATTCTTTCTTGAAGTGCATCCATATCAACCCTTAATCCATTGATTATCTCCCTTTCCTCCTCTGTTTTTGGGATGACAACTGATGATGAATCAACAGCTTCATTTTGTGATTCAAATGCTTGATTTTGTCGATTCACATATGATTGCATCAACAGATGATTCAAACGTGCACCAAAATCACTTTGAAGAAGATTAGAGACTGTTCTTCTACAATCGCGAATGATTTTCTGAATTAATTTGATGTTTCAGGTATCATGAAATTGAGCTGTGATTGGATTTATGAATTTATCTACCTGTTTGTAAGTTGCGTGAGTTCTAATCTGCTGTCGTTATTATCATCGTCATCGAACCAATAGAATGCGTTACTCCTGCTTTCTAGGGTTTCGATCCACTCTTGAGAGTCGCTTCTTACTGGTGAATTGACATCTATACCCTCGTCTGAGTTGGTCCGAGTTAAATGATGCCATTCActgtcatcatcttcatcttcttctgaaTCGGATTCATCCCACTCTTCTTCTGCGTGTGAAATTTCTTGCCAATTTAAACTATCTGTACTCGTGTGTAAAGGATGTAAACGCACTTCTTCATTCGATTGAGATCCCTGTGGGAATTCAGCGTGATAAGTGATTTGATTGGTTTCTTCCACTGAATCGTCTCTTTCTTCATATTGCATGATAaagtcgtcatcatcatcatcgtcgtctTCATCATCATGTCTTTCTCCTGCTTGTGAAGACAACTGTTGTGGATTGTAAGCTTCCTGTTTGCTTGTTAAATTAGTTGTTTCAAATTCTTCACCAATTTCATGAACGATTTCTTCAGCTTGTCGGATGTTGTCATTGACCTCTGAAGCATTTTTCTCATAGTTATTCAATTTAGAGAGGAAGCCCTTCCTGATCAGATCAAAAACTGAATGAAATATGAAATATGAATAAAGAACGCTGTtagatttggaaaaaaaaaaatggaataaaTGTATACCTTATATCAGATACAGAATGTGTTTGCCTCAATAACCCTAATTCACTTTCAGCAACAGAAGCCTGTTTTTGATCTTCTGCAAATCTTTTGTTCCTCAAAAATCTACCTTTCAGCAATGACTACAACAGAATCATAGCATTAGTATTTAGTACAACAAAGAAAGATACACCATTTTGTGATATTTACAAAGAATTGACCTGAATTCGAGGGCGATGAGGGAAATTTGATACGAATTGATTTTTCAATAAATCCTCAACCTCTGTTTTCCTTTCTCTCATAAACTTCGCTAACAAGTCCAGAACAGCCTGTCTACCATATACCCTACGGATAAATACCGATTCTGCCCTTGAACAATTATTCATACGTGAACTATACTGTGTATGACCTTCAAAGCTTTTGCTTCCCCAATCATGGAAAACTTTCCTCACGCGCTCTTTTGCTGGAACATCGAGAGAAGGAGAACGCTTCAAGCATAATCTATTATCAACTGCTTCTTGATTTTGGTTTTTAGGACTCTCGTTTTCAATTTCATTGGTATCTTCACTTTCAATGCTTTCGCATTTGCCCTCACTTTCAAGATCCTGCCACATTTTCCTGATGGATGATGTTCTTGTGGTTGATTTCTCTTTATTATTAACATATGAATCAAGTGTTGACGCCTTGTGTAATTCAACAACTGCCATTTTCTTCACGTAAGAATTATCCATTGTTCATTGAACTCCTGGACCTAAAAAAAATGTAGTTTAATTAGAAAATCTCACAGAATAAATATTGAAAATCATTAGTTGGAGTTAATATAGATGTATAGGTCAAATTAATTCATATGTTTTGCCTTTGTAGTTTGTAGATTCGacataaaaaacaaaaacaagacATTCGTACAGaaaataacaaaatcaaaaaAAGAATATAAAGCTATTGaaataaatacaataaataaatCGACTCAGAATAATTAACAGACATGTGAAATGTTCTATTCAATACTTTACGTCTCCACAAATTCTTCTTTAGCATGAGCGAAATCAAATCGCTTAATCATAGAAATGAATAAAAAATGATACGACTGAAATAAATAAGTTCATAAAAACTATAACAGTCTGTCTATGTAGATTcaacatttaaaaaaattaaaaaaaaaataaaaaaatcgtcCTTGAAAATGATAAACCAAAAAATTTATGAACAGATTGAAACAAATGAATTCAGCAAAATAATCAAGACCTGTGAAATGCTCTGTTCATTACAACTCCAAGTTCTTCAGTAATAAGAGTAGAATCAAAGTGCATAATCATAAAATGAACGAAGTACAATCCGATTGATatgattatataaatatttttcgTAGAAAAAATAAATCTATGAACCTGTGAAAATTTTTATGTTGTTTACCTCTTTTCCTCTTTACACCTTCAAATTCATCTGTAACATGACTGAAAAGTAAAGAACCCTGTCATAAAAGCAACAAAGAATCCACCGTTTGAAATAAATAAGTTCATAAAAAGTGAAAATCTGTGTTTATTACCTCTTTACGCATCCAGATTCTACAGTAACATGAATGAAAATTAAACAACCCTGTCAATAGTAGGTATTAGTCACAccattgtagagagagagagagagagagagagagagagagagagagaggtgaggtAAGGGGGGCACGTTTTCTCTTGAAGTCGCATAAATTGTGCCTCAACTGCAACGTCTAATTTTGAAGGCGGAGGAACAATGAGCTATTgtaaaaagactattatgccctttCCTACTTAATTTCGAGAATTTGCCTTTTTACTTGCTTTCCTGCGAGGAATTTGTTGAGTCTTGAATTCAACGGTAAGTCTGAGAAGATGACGAGACGGGTCCATAGTAAAGATAAATACAGTGTCGTGCGACTCACTGTTTTCCTCCTTTTCTTTTTTTATCTTTTACTTTATTATTCTCACGTTTAAACCGAAtaactattttataaaaattagtaTGATCCCCCACATTTAAGATAAACcgaataaaatactttataaaagTTAGTATGATCCACAACTAAGATACTAAAAAAAAGAGCATGCAAATCTAAGTTGTAAAGTGCCTAAACCATCTTATCAGTGTAAATGTGTATTTGAGTTATTTTGTTTTATTGAATAATTTGCTAAATATTGTTAAGTTGTAATGGATTATTTTGATGCACGGGCCAAGTTTGATTGATCTGTTGTGTTCCTGAATAATATGTCAAACGTTATTCAGTTTTAATGGATAACTAGATTATGACCTGTGTTAAACGCGGGAAACATAAATTAAACACATTTCACATTAATAGGTGGTATTGTCTTAagtgaaattttaataaaaaatgttagtTAGATTCATTTTTAAAGTTTTGAACCAAACTTGTTAAataaaatgtaacatcccaagttcggaacaagaagtgaagagAGCTAAGTGTAAATAaaggaatggactcgacgagtaggtacgcttactcgccgagtcggagcaggTTTGGATCGCAAatcaagtgaccaactcgccgagtcggaagctggactcaacgagttggtactggaatgagaaaaccctaatcttagggtttgcaccctatttaaaggactttatgtccttctcccagcctcctattccccctgagagttccagaaaccctaaccttcatgtgagacttcattattaaggagattggagcttggaagaggaaattggTGGGAAAGAGCTTAAGGAATTAAAGGcttgctgcaaaggagtggtgtagatccgggatctacttcagttagagcatatattggaggtaataatctgttgcttgggctctttggtatctagatctattatcatttgagatttggggcatttttggtatttttaagagctatttcgagttagaggcttagatctgaggttgctacttcagatctaagcttgtgatggtccataatgtcataaagtttcgGTCATTGAGTTGTTGGcgaagcccctttgtctaaaacccaagccctagtgtgttttgggcctaaaTCTCCAtggtttcacataaagtttgcaactttatgtgagggtttgATTAcagaagggtggatctatggatttgagcctCTGCATGGCTCGAATAGCTTCTGAATGggttgagaactggagagacttggcgagtcacatgggtgtactcgacgagttgtatgaacatgtacatggactcggcgagttggaagaacaactcggcaagtctgttcttagactcgacgagtctggttgcAGAACCCAATCTCTTTTGGATTAATGAGTCGattggtgactcggtgagttggacaggatgggactcagagatcgttggactcggcgagtcttggggcgactcggcgagttaagttgtgATATGAGAGTTTTCTAGgtgtgggaactcgacgagtcgatggggtgacttggcgagtagaagtcaaccaggaaggttgactttgtctgaggactttgactttgaccaagaattgaccagtttgacttccaagggtaatttggtaattcttgtatttatggaattggttctttggtagtgttctgaggtgaagttcgtgtcggtggtcggagcagcttggtcttatctcttcagtcggaAATTGCAAGTaaattatcctcactatatcgacagggtctacggcaccaaggttggccctttatcgga is a window of Lactuca sativa cultivar Salinas chromosome 1, Lsat_Salinas_v11, whole genome shotgun sequence DNA encoding:
- the LOC111886040 gene encoding uncharacterized protein LOC111886040 codes for the protein MDNSYVKKMAVVELHKASTLDSYVNNKEKSTTRTSSIRKMWQDLESEGKCESIESEDTNEIENESPKNQNQEAVDNRLCLKRSPSLDVPAKERVRKVFHDWGSKSFEGHTQYSSRMNNCSRAESVFIRRVYGRQAVLDLLAKFMRERKTEVEDLLKNQFVSNFPHRPRIQSLLKGRFLRNKRFAEDQKQASVAESELGLLRQTHSVSDIRKGFLSKLNNYEKNASEVNDNIRQAEEIVHEIGEEFETTNLTSKQEAYNPQQLSSQAGERHDDEDDDDDDDDFIMQYEERDDSVEETNQITYHAEFPQGSQSNEEVRLHPLHTSTDSLNWQEISHAEEEWDESDSEEDEDDDSEWHHLTRTNSDEGIDVNSPVRSDSQEWIETLESRSNAFYWFDDDDNNDSRLELTQLTNRRTVSNLLQSDFGARLNHLLMQSYVNRQNQAFESQNEAVDSSSVVIPKTEEEREIINGLRVDMDALQERMNEMQRMLEACVDMQKSVHQELNSALNQSSSCYLCCDDGFESLPEERSGVHMCICSKCAQKINWSKLKESVR